The window TATATTTTTAGGTTAATCATGTTTTAGTGCCCGTAGGTTATTAATCATGTTTTAGCCTAATATACAAGGAGTTAtattaaaataaactcatttatCACATTACTAGAGTTATATATGCAAATCAGTAGGTGAAAGTGTCGCCGTCCGGCCGTCTAGAGGCCGTCAACAACCCCATTCCGGCATATTGCGGTAGGTGAAAATCATTACGTGGAAAAAGTCTAGCATTTTCAAAGGTCAACTTTGAGTAACCCCCTCACCCTTCCCCACCACCTAACTATTGGACCCCATTCCCCTTCAGAAAAACCACTTTCACCAACCAAACCTCTTCATATTCTCACATTTCTGATATCCCAAAGATAATAGAAACTTTGTTTTCCATGAAACTGCCCCTAAACAACTTTAAATACCAATCAAGTCCTTTCTCACCAACTCCCTCGTTTGGCTTCACGTCTTCAACAACAACAGATACTCGTATTTATATTCCACCTTTGAACATTCAACTTCAGGGCACCTAAAAGTCTAAACACTTTTATTTGCTCTTAGCGTGTCCATTTTTTCAAACTACTTTTTCTCTTCTCAAAGATACTAATGGAGAAAGATACAAAACAGGTTGACATAATTTTCCGATCAAAACTCCCTGATATTTACATCCCTAACCATCTTCCTTTACACTCCTACTGTTTCGAAAACATTTCCGAGTTCAGTTCTCGTCCTTGTTTAATCAATGGCGCCAACAAACAAATTTATACGTATGCTGATGTTGAACTCAATTCAAGAAAAGTTGCTGCTGGTCTTCACAAACAAGGGATTCAACCAAAGGATACAATAATGATCCTATTGCCTAACTCCCCAGAATTTGTGTTTGCTTTCATTGGTGCATCGTACCTCGGAGCTATTTCTACAATGGCCAATCCTTTGTTTACTCCTGCTGAGGTTGTGAAGCAAGCCAAGGCTTCTAGTGCTAAGATCATTGTCACACAAGCGTGTCATGTTAACAAAGTGAAAGATTATGCATTTGAGAATGATGTGAAGATCATATGCATCGACTCGGCGCCGGAGGGTTGTCTCCACTTCTCCGTGCTAACTCAGGCTAATGAGCACGATATTCCTGAGGTTAGTGTTAAATTGTGTGACAATTTCATTAAAAAGTTTCAGATATTAGCAAGAAAAGTACATGTTTAGTTACTTAATCATATTATATTATGTCTTCAAGACGCACCTCGTGCGAGGGTTGATTGGACAAACATATTTTTTGTTGTAAGGGATTTGAACCCAATATTTCTATTTGCTCTCATACTATGTTGAATCATGTGTGACCTCGTCATCCAATTTTTTGGGAAAGCATGTATTTAGTTACTTAATTATAATGTCTTCACAGGTTGAAATTCAACCTGACGATGTGGTGGCGTTGCCATACTCCTCCGGGACGACGGGATTACCTAAAGGAGTGATGTTGACGCACAAGGGACTTGTGACAAGCGTCGCACAACAAGTCGACGGTGAAAATCCGAATTTGTATATCCATAGCGAGGACGTGATGCTTTGTGTCTTGCCCTTGTTCCATATCTATTCACTCAACTCCGTTTTGCTTTGTGGATTAAGGGTGGGAGCAGCGATTTTGATTATGCAGAAATTTGATATTGTTTCTTTCTTGGAGTTGATACAAAGTTACAAGGTGACAATAGGGCCGTTTGTACCACCTATTGTTTTGGCCATTGCTAAGAGTCCTATGGTTGATGATTATGATCTTTCATCAGTAAGAACCGTCATGTCTGGGGCTGCACCATTAGGAAAGGAGCTTGAAGATACTGTTCGAGCCAAATTTCCTAATGCTAAACTTGGTCAGGTAAGATTCTTATTTCCTAGCCAAAtctttcaaaacctttatcttcAGATTTACAAAGCATCCCTCTTTCCCGCAAGATCCGATCGAAAAAGGGCTGCATCCACAGGGGCATTATATAGACAGCATACCATTAATGATGACTTTCACGGTTCGAACCCGTAACCTATTAGTATATATAGAACCCGTGCTCCAAAGCTCCCCTTCAATATCTGACCTATATATCTTGACTGGCGTTTTTCGTCTTCATATAGTATTAGTTGATTTCCATGTTACTTAATCAAAAGTCAGATCTCAACGCACATGGTTGTTTAAATGCTGAATATTCTTACATTAATATAGAGATTCGGTATTTCACATGGTAGGCTTTTCGTCCGGATCCCTAACTAGAGGGGTTTGCAccacttccaactaagaggttgtgagttcgagtcatcccaagagcaaggtggagagttttttggagggaaggatgccgagggtctattggaaacagcctctttaccttatggtaggggtaaagtctgcgtacacactaccctccccagaccccactagtgagattatactgggttgttattgttgtagttGTTGTCACTAACTAGCAGAACACGTCTTATGTTTCTCTTATTTTAGAATTTTCTGATATTTTCCTAGACATTTCCTAGTGGCTGGTAAACGTCTAGTCTCAAGTTGCTGAGAAGAGGCCATCAATTAGAAAATATTGCAATAAAGCAATTACCCTTTTCTTAGAAATGTATACTAATAGCACTTGCCGCATGGAAATGAATACTGATTGTACTTTTttgtccatatatatataataatttaagaCACATAAGATAGTGATTTCTCGAGTCATATATACAAAGCACTTGGCTAATATTTGTAATTATCAAATACAGGAAAAATAATAGCGATTGATGTGATTGCTTTAAAATTTATAGGGTTATGGTATGACAGAAGCTGGACCAGTGTTGGCTATGTGCTTGGCATTTGCAAAAGAACCCTTTGAAATAAAATCAGGGGCATGTGGAACAGTTGTGAGAAATGCTGAAATGAAAATTGTGGATCCTAAAACTGGTAATTCTCTTCCCAGAAATCAATCTGGAGAAATTTGCATTAGAGGAGACCAGATCATGAAAGGTGCGTCTTACtatatatttaaattaataattcagTGTAAAGTAATTTGTAGTACgtattaataaaatttaacatgTTACAGTAAGTTGCGTACTTTTAATAAGTCCATTAGAACACGAGTAATATATAAATTAAACCTTTTTAATAAGCACATTTTTCTGATTAATTTAATTAAGATTGATTGATTTTAAATTAGGCATTTGTCACCACCTCATGTCATctatatatataaagagttacGCAATTCTCATAGTCATAACTCCTTTTCAAAAAATACCAACAAGCATTCCACTGGTAGGTGTGACAAAACCTTGCTCCAAAAAGGATATGACATTTATGAACAAGAGAATATACGAACTAGAGAAAAGTACACAAATACTATGTCAGAAACCTAGTGATATTCTTGTATACTACTTATCTGTCTTTTCTTTATTGGTTTGTCTCATTTCTTGAACTATATGGAACTGATCTCGTCCCCCAAAATTCTTGGGCAGCAGAGCTATATACAACGTGAAATagatgaaaataaaataacactCCTTTTTAGGTTTATCGTAATTAATTTGGTGGAGTTTGGAGTTTAATGAGTTGGAGGATTCAAATATGGTCATTTTACGTGACTAGTCCCGTTTGGTAAACCGTCAATTTTATTGTGAGTTTGACACCCATCTACTCCTTTTCCaatagaaaattgaaaaataatatgTAACCTACATTCATCCACCAAAACTTTAAAGGGAGCCAACATCTTACATCCACACACAGTTTTATCTTCTTCTAGTGCTTAAATTATACGGTTGACTctagaggtgtacgtagatggttggttcgaattttttaattaccaaatcaaatcaattgtatcggattattaaatctaaataccaTA is drawn from Nicotiana tabacum cultivar K326 chromosome 22, ASM71507v2, whole genome shotgun sequence and contains these coding sequences:
- the LOC107797004 gene encoding 4-coumarate--CoA ligase 2 (The RefSeq protein has 1 substitution compared to this genomic sequence), which gives rise to MEKDTKQVDIIFRSKLPDIYIPNHLPLHSYCFENISEFSSRPCLINGANKQIYTYADVELNSRKVAAGLHKQGIQPKDTIMILLPNSPEFVFAFIGASYLGAISTMANPLFTPAEVVKQAKASSAKIIVTQACHVNKVKDYAFENDVKIICIDSAPEGCLHFSVLTQANEHDIPEVEIQPDDVVALPYSSGTTGLPKGVMLTHKGLVTSVAQQVDGENPNLYIHSEDVMLCVLPLFHIYSLNSVLLCGLRVGAAILIMQKFDIVSFLELIQRYKVTIGPFVPPIVLAIAKSPMVDDYDLSSVRTVMSGAAPLGKELEDTVRAKFPNAKLGQGYGMTEAGPVLAMCLAFAKEPFEIKSGACGTVVRNAEMKIVDPKTGNSLPRNQSGEICIRGDQIMKGYLNDPEATARTIDKEGWLYTGDIGYIDDDDELFIVDRLKELIKYKGFQVAPAELEALLLNHPNISDAAVVPMKDEQAGEVPVAFVVRSNGSTITEDEVKDFISKQVIFYKRIKRVFFVDAIPKSPSGKILRKDLRAKLAAGLPN